A stretch of Fundicoccus culcitae DNA encodes these proteins:
- a CDS encoding PepSY domain-containing protein, with protein sequence MKKTMKQSLLLSMSVLTLGAVFPTSVLAQTESSEVVSEHEMAVSDLQSALDLALELFFEQVPDIGVTYIDIDLKEDGSYKIDLQGYNAEGEYDYELRVAGEEISDEEFDFDDDDDDDDEILDLDNYLSIDEITQIALDTIGSGKVTDWTLEYDDDRPEWHLELDEVNGDDDDVEITLHAETGEVLELDDDD encoded by the coding sequence TTGAAGAAAACAATGAAACAAAGCCTTTTGTTAAGCATGAGTGTGTTAACGTTAGGTGCCGTTTTTCCAACAAGTGTGCTTGCCCAAACGGAGTCATCGGAGGTTGTTTCTGAGCATGAAATGGCTGTGAGTGATTTACAAAGTGCCCTTGACTTAGCCTTAGAGTTATTCTTTGAACAAGTGCCTGATATCGGCGTGACGTATATTGATATTGATTTGAAGGAGGATGGCTCGTATAAAATTGATTTGCAGGGCTATAATGCTGAAGGTGAATATGACTATGAATTACGTGTTGCAGGCGAAGAGATTTCAGATGAAGAATTTGACTTTGATGATGACGATGACGATGATGATGAGATTTTGGATTTAGACAATTATTTGAGTATCGATGAAATTACTCAGATAGCTTTAGATACAATAGGCTCAGGTAAGGTGACCGACTGGACGCTCGAATATGACGATGACAGACCAGAGTGGCATTTAGAACTGGATGAGGTCAACGGCGACGATGACGATGTCGAAATCACCCTCCATGCTGAAACTGGTGAAGTCCTTGAGCTTGACGATGATGATTAA
- a CDS encoding manganese efflux pump → MTKEGSLLAQVSRRQILAIGIGLGAWQGLVLMISYYLTSFFIDHHAPIIYRLTNEPYLIVMLLLFGLALYLIYKGQKEKGVQIERSRPITGSQIIKYGMETNIDSIVVGVCLAILNLSVRPFVLLIIIINVIAVAIGVYVGRHFGYEHADKFYTVAGVSFILIAIF, encoded by the coding sequence ATGACAAAAGAGGGATCCTTGCTCGCGCAGGTTAGCCGGCGACAAATTCTAGCAATTGGTATTGGATTAGGTGCCTGGCAGGGGTTAGTATTAATGATTAGCTATTATTTAACATCATTTTTTATTGATCATCATGCCCCGATTATTTATCGATTAACCAATGAACCTTATTTGATTGTTATGCTCTTATTATTTGGTCTCGCTCTTTATCTTATTTATAAGGGTCAAAAAGAAAAAGGCGTTCAAATTGAACGCAGTCGTCCCATAACCGGTTCACAAATTATTAAGTATGGGATGGAAACAAATATTGATTCCATTGTCGTTGGTGTTTGTCTGGCAATCTTAAATCTCAGCGTTAGGCCATTTGTGTTACTTATAATCATCATTAATGTGATAGCTGTCGCAATAGGCGTTTATGTTGGTCGTCATTTTGGTTATGAACACGCAGACAAGTTTTATACCGTTGCAGGTGTTTCGTTTATTTTAATTGCTATTTTTTAA
- a CDS encoding C4-dicarboxylate ABC transporter, whose protein sequence is MMEISEQAGKWLGWIGIIVGVIGFFWQPVWMGIIAIVLGVIGLFSEQKTLNWVAIAIGAVVLIYALFIK, encoded by the coding sequence ATGATGGAAATTTCAGAACAAGCAGGTAAATGGTTAGGTTGGATTGGTATTATTGTTGGGGTTATCGGATTTTTCTGGCAACCTGTATGGATGGGTATTATCGCCATCGTTTTAGGAGTGATTGGCTTATTTTCTGAACAAAAAACATTAAACTGGGTAGCTATTGCCATCGGTGCCGTTGTTTTAATCTACGCTCTTTTTATAAAGTAG
- a CDS encoding C4-dicarboxylate ABC transporter, translating to MEISEQAGKWLGWIGIIVGVIGFFWQPVWMGIIAIVLGVIGLFSEQKTLNWAAIIVGAVVLIYHFFIK from the coding sequence ATGGAAATTTCAGAACAAGCAGGTAAATGGTTAGGTTGGATTGGTATTATTGTTGGGGTTATCGGCTTCTTCTGGCAACCTGTATGGATGGGTATTATCGCCATCGTTTTAGGAGTGATTGGTTTATTTTCTGAACAAAAAACATTAAACTGGGCCGCTATTATTGTCGGAGCTGTCGTTTTAATTTATCACTTCTTTATCAAATAA
- a CDS encoding DUF308 domain-containing protein, translated as MEISETTGQWLGWIGIIVGIIGFFWQPVWMGIIAIVLGIIGLFSDQKTLNWIAIIVGAAVLLYAFLF; from the coding sequence ATGGAAATTTCAGAAACAACAGGACAATGGTTAGGTTGGATTGGTATTATTGTAGGTATTATCGGCTTCTTCTGGCAACCTGTATGGATGGGTATTATCGCCATCGTTTTAGGTATTATCGGACTTTTCTCCGATCAAAAAACCTTGAATTGGATAGCTATTATCGTCGGGGCAGCTGTTCTACTTTACGCCTTCCTATTTTAA